In one window of Gudongella oleilytica DNA:
- the cas5e gene encoding type I-E CRISPR-associated protein Cas5/CasD yields the protein MTSTLLLRLSGPMQSWGTSSNFETRRTDRIPSKSGIVGMIGAALGMTRGDDFRSLSEKLRVGFRVDRPGKLLLDFHTVQPIDLNGKLTYREYLCDAVFLAGIESDDTTIFEISKAINNPFYPIYLGRRSCPPDKPVFYAIKVNAELEDSLIDEMPLVEDTGSFGSLPIYYEPKNIDPSTRFVRDEVVSFDMSYRHHRNRPAKMINKALYIDHDPMAELYMSEQESGGEKNVHDSD from the coding sequence ATGACTTCCACATTATTACTAAGATTATCAGGACCTATGCAGTCTTGGGGCACTAGCTCTAATTTTGAAACTAGAAGAACTGACAGGATTCCCAGTAAATCAGGAATAGTTGGCATGATAGGAGCAGCCTTAGGCATGACAAGAGGAGATGATTTTCGAAGTCTATCTGAAAAATTAAGAGTAGGCTTTAGGGTGGACAGACCCGGCAAACTATTACTTGATTTTCATACCGTACAACCCATAGATTTAAATGGGAAGCTAACATATAGGGAATATCTATGTGACGCAGTTTTTCTTGCAGGAATTGAATCAGACGATACTACAATCTTTGAGATATCTAAAGCAATAAACAACCCTTTTTATCCCATTTATTTAGGCAGAAGATCATGTCCTCCTGACAAACCAGTATTTTATGCTATAAAGGTAAATGCAGAATTAGAGGATTCTCTGATAGATGAAATGCCATTGGTCGAAGATACAGGAAGTTTTGGCTCATTACCTATTTATTACGAACCTAAGAATATTGATCCATCTACCCGGTTTGTAAGAGATGAGGTAGTATCTTTTGATATGTCTTATAGGCACCATAGAAACAGACCAGCAAAAATGATAAACAAGGCTCTATACATTGACCATGATCCCATGGCTGAGTTGTATATGTCAGAACAAGAATCAGGTGGTGAAAAAAATGTACATGACTCAGATTGA
- the cas6e gene encoding type I-E CRISPR-associated protein Cas6/Cse3/CasE: protein MYMTQIELDISKRKTKETFTNPNLIHGMVEGSFDAKERILWRVDQRSNKYYLILISNSEGDFSRLIQEIGFEDDENSIQHKDYEQFLANLTNEQVWRFKLKANTIKSLSHGKGSRSKIVPLLKPEDQLEWLYNREGKFGVNFDKNATIVTSTYWEKFMKQNKHRITYKIAVFEGILTITNIEKFRQVMKEGIGRQKAYGCGLLTLVRVM from the coding sequence ATGTACATGACTCAGATTGAGCTGGACATAAGTAAAAGAAAAACCAAAGAAACATTTACAAATCCTAACTTGATCCATGGAATGGTTGAAGGAAGTTTTGATGCCAAAGAAAGAATATTATGGAGGGTTGACCAAAGAAGCAATAAGTACTATTTGATATTAATAAGCAACTCGGAGGGAGACTTTTCCAGATTGATTCAAGAAATAGGATTTGAAGATGATGAAAATAGCATACAACATAAAGATTATGAGCAATTTTTAGCGAACTTAACAAATGAACAAGTGTGGAGATTTAAGCTTAAGGCCAATACCATAAAGAGCTTAAGTCATGGGAAAGGCAGTAGAAGCAAAATTGTTCCTCTATTAAAACCGGAGGATCAGTTAGAGTGGTTATACAATAGGGAGGGAAAATTCGGTGTAAACTTTGACAAAAACGCAACTATAGTCACATCGACTTATTGGGAAAAATTTATGAAGCAAAATAAACATAGAATAACTTACAAAATTGCTGTTTTTGAAGGGATACTCACAATTACAAATATAGAAAAGTTCAGGCAGGTAATGAAGGAAGGTATTGGGAGACAAAAAGCTTATGGATGTGGACTATTAACACTAGTTAGGGTGATGTAA
- the cas1e gene encoding type I-E CRISPR-associated endonuclease Cas1e, producing MSINFGLEKPKKQLLPRVRDRISFLYLEHCKINRQDGAISCQDEKGTVLVPAATISVLLLGPGTSVAHRAVELISAVGASIVWIGEEGVRYYANGEGLTTSSNLIMKQAKLISNERSRLSVARNMYQMRFPNEIVEGLTMQQLRGREGSRIRKTYREWSRITGVPWDKRTYDPENYETGTPINQALSAGHACLYGLCHSVIVALGCSPSLGFIHTGHTRAFVYDIADIYKAEVTIPIAFQVAAEEPDDIGAEVRHRCRDYFHNNKLIEQIVKDIKILLDEEECEIEVETSYLWDKDHLLKHGVSYRLNDEDK from the coding sequence ATGTCTATTAATTTTGGATTGGAGAAACCAAAGAAGCAGTTACTACCAAGGGTTAGGGACAGGATTAGCTTTTTATATTTAGAACACTGTAAAATTAACAGACAAGACGGAGCAATTTCCTGTCAAGATGAAAAGGGGACAGTGTTGGTACCTGCAGCCACAATCAGTGTTTTGCTTTTAGGGCCAGGAACATCAGTTGCTCATAGGGCAGTAGAATTAATATCAGCCGTAGGTGCTAGTATAGTATGGATAGGTGAGGAAGGTGTTAGATATTATGCTAATGGAGAAGGATTAACTACATCTTCCAATTTAATAATGAAGCAGGCAAAACTTATAAGTAATGAGCGTTCAAGACTTTCGGTTGCAAGGAATATGTACCAAATGAGGTTTCCAAATGAAATAGTAGAAGGCTTAACAATGCAACAGTTAAGGGGTCGTGAAGGAAGCAGGATTAGAAAAACCTATAGAGAATGGTCAAGAATAACTGGAGTGCCTTGGGATAAAAGAACCTATGATCCTGAAAACTATGAAACAGGTACTCCGATAAATCAAGCTCTTTCAGCGGGTCATGCATGCCTTTACGGTTTATGCCATTCAGTTATTGTAGCCTTGGGTTGTTCTCCAAGTTTGGGGTTTATCCATACAGGACATACTCGGGCTTTTGTGTATGACATTGCGGATATTTACAAAGCAGAGGTCACAATCCCAATTGCCTTTCAAGTCGCAGCAGAAGAACCGGATGATATTGGAGCTGAAGTGAGGCATAGGTGTAGAGATTATTTTCATAATAATAAATTAATAGAGCAAATTGTTAAAGATATTAAAATTCTACTTGATGAAGAGGAATGTGAAATCGAAGTAGAAACATCATACCTTTGGGACAAAGATCATCTCTTAAAACATGGAGTTTCTTATAGGCTCAATGACGAGGATAAGTGA
- the cas2e gene encoding type I-E CRISPR-associated endoribonuclease Cas2e, with protein MIVITVTNCPRSLRGDLTLWLQEIDTGVFVGRVSARVREELWARVNENIINGSATLTFGTNNEQGYTFTTLNTNRKVLTHGGVTLVQIPRDDEREIVSKNKGYSKASKMMKAKNSSKYKKGVNLPDEYVILDIETTGTNKNQDEIIEIGALFVSKNIVIDTFNAYTKIKGKIPDKISEMTGIDYSVIKSKGVDLVVALKDIKEFIGNKPIVGHKIIFDVDFLNKAFTANNMGTISNFYIDTSALVRKIEPKLSSYTLEFLARYYEINVEKFHRGLCDCYTTFDLIQKLNEKEQN; from the coding sequence ATGATTGTAATTACAGTTACTAATTGCCCTAGATCATTAAGGGGGGATTTGACCTTATGGCTTCAAGAAATCGATACTGGAGTTTTTGTAGGTAGAGTAAGCGCCAGAGTTAGAGAAGAACTGTGGGCAAGAGTAAATGAAAATATTATTAATGGATCAGCAACTTTAACATTTGGAACAAACAATGAACAAGGGTATACTTTTACAACCTTAAATACCAATAGAAAGGTTTTGACACATGGAGGAGTTACTCTGGTACAAATACCAAGAGATGATGAAAGGGAAATTGTTTCAAAGAACAAAGGTTATTCTAAAGCATCTAAGATGATGAAGGCAAAAAATTCTTCAAAATATAAAAAAGGGGTTAACCTACCTGATGAATATGTAATCTTGGATATAGAAACCACAGGAACCAATAAAAACCAGGATGAAATAATCGAGATTGGTGCCTTGTTTGTTTCAAAAAATATTGTAATCGATACATTCAATGCTTATACAAAGATTAAGGGTAAAATCCCAGATAAAATAAGTGAAATGACTGGAATCGACTATAGTGTCATTAAATCTAAGGGAGTGGATTTAGTAGTAGCCTTAAAAGATATAAAAGAATTTATTGGGAATAAACCAATTGTTGGACATAAGATAATCTTTGATGTTGATTTTTTAAACAAAGCATTTACTGCAAATAATATGGGGACTATAAGTAATTTTTATATAGACACCTCTGCTTTGGTGAGAAAGATCGAACCAAAATTATCGTCATATACTTTGGAGTTTTTAGCTAGATATTATGAAATAAATGTTGAAAAATTTCATAGAGGGCTTTGTGATTGTTATACAACATTTGATCTAATCCAAAAGTTAAATGAAAAAGAACAAAATTAA